One Citrus sinensis cultivar Valencia sweet orange chromosome 5, DVS_A1.0, whole genome shotgun sequence genomic window, ttaatctgcAACAGCACCCAATTAACGTAAACAAGAAATAACCTCACAATAGGAGTTCTCAAcattttcaacttttaactCTGCTGAACTAAGCAAGTTAACCAGGTTATAGCACATAAAGCAATATACTTTGCTAAAGTAGCTTAAACTTATTGACCTAAATCTgggtattttataaaatctatatAACTTCGTATGAACTACTATTTATTCAACATCAAGATGCCAATGCAAGGAAACTTataaagaaaagcaaaagaacTCACCAAACCATCCTTTTGATTCAGCAACAGTCCAATAACTCTGTGCCTCGCTACGAGGACCAGCATCTCTCCTAGTCTCACCCCCACTAAACAAAAGCAAAGCCTTGTCATCTTTGGCAACAATTTCAACTCCCTCCTGAATATGAGCCACAAAACTAGCAGCCTGACCAGGATGCTGCTGATAAGGCTCTAAAAACCAAGAATTCTCCTTATCAACCTTCCCACAACTACTACTCGTATAAATTGAATGTCCAGCAACCATCACAAGATTCTTCAGCTTCACAAATGGGTAATTATCACTTCCCACATTAAATTTTCGATAACCAATCGTTTGCCAATAATGGCTCTCGTATGCTAACAGAATCACCAGCACACTTACAGCAAATGACAAGGCAATGCAGAAAACAAGAATAGGGTGCAGCTTCTTGTAGTAGCTAAAGCGGTTAGCAAAAGATTTGATCATCTTCAAAGGATGAAGTGGTAATTTTTTAGATCTTCGTGTTCTTTTAATGGTTCCCGATTCTATATCAAAATCACAACTTGGATATGCAGTGAAAGACTTGGGACTATTTGAATTTGACCCAAATGAAAAACTTTTCATGATAGGCTCGGTAAAGCTTATGGGTTTATAACGACACTAAAATTAGGCATAACCAGATGAGAATTCAAGGCAATTATGAAATGAGATCAGAAATACTATTGATTCAATCCTAATGATCAAGCATTTTAACAAACACGGAAGGAAACtgttttgatttaaatattaacattGTAGAGACTGATAAAGACAAAAccacacaaaacaaataatgcCGAGAAAAAGAATTCAAGCGGGAATTTTGTATGGAGAAATGAAATTTGGGTTgaatttggtaaatttgagCTGTGCAAAAGCGAGAGCTCACCAAgcaatttatgaaattattgaaTATCTTTTATCGGCAATTACAAGATCCACGTTTGTAGAGAGCTCTTTGCGTTAAATAATGATTGATTAAAGAGTAGactttggggaaaaaaatgaatgtgATGAGCAGATTTTCGGtgatcgaaattttttttttcaaaattttagagtGTTTTTGGGGAGATGTAGACGAAGAGTCAAATGGACCCGCCCAAGTGTTTTTTTGTTTCGTGTCATTACATGGATCCATTTAGCCAATACTTTTGGACTTTAATAGATGGCCCTGAAGCCCAAATAAATCTGAAATCATGCGCGAGTAATGCTTCACTTTTCAACTAGTGACGGCTATGTTTGGCGTCCGTgctttttaagttataattgttttgaaaaaaatataattataaaataaaaataatagtatatattaaatataatttttaagtaataattttgtcaatattttagtgcaaattattaaaaatataataattttttatcatacaagtgtaaaattaaattaattgaacttttaaattatagctTTTAAGGTACAACTACTTAATCTTAAGTTCAAATAAAGCCTAAGTGTGATAAGATGCTTGGGTGTGTGGTTGCGC contains:
- the LOC102622341 gene encoding uncharacterized protein C57A10.07 isoform X3 — translated: MKSFSFGSNSNSPKSFTAYPSCDFDIESGTIKRTRRSKKLPLHPLKMIKSFANRFSYYKKLHPILVFCIALSFAVSVLVILLAYESHYWQTIGYRKFNVGSDNYPFVKLKNLVMVAGHSIYTSSSCGKVDKENSWFLEPYQQHPGQAASFVAHIQEGVEIVAKDDKALLLFSGGETRRDAGPRSEAQSYWTVAESKGWFGNEESVRWRAMTEEHARDSFENILFSVCRFRELTGTYPHNITVVSYDFKEERFTHLHRSAIGFPESRFFYSGTPGSTTSKEAAMRGEALVRSQFQEDPYGCLGSLWRKKLGRDPFHRTIPYPNGCPEIEGLFREEEFVL
- the LOC102622341 gene encoding uncharacterized protein C57A10.07 isoform X1, giving the protein MKSFSFGSNSNSPKSFTAYPSCDFDIESGTIKRTRRSKKLPLHPLKMIKSFANRFSYYKKLHPILVFCIALSFAVSVLVILLAYESHYWQTIGYRKFNVGSDNYPFVKLKNLVMVAGHSIYTSSSCGKVDKENSWFLEPYQQHPGQAASFVAHIQEGVEIVAKDDKALLLFSGGETRRDAGPRSEAQSYWTVAESKGWFGNEESVRWRAMTEEHARDSFENILFSVCRFRELTGTYPHNITVVSYDFKEERFTHLHRSAIGFPESRFFYSGTPGSTTSKEAAMRGEALVRSQFQEDPYGCLGSLWRKKLGRDPFHRTIPYPNGCPEIEGLFSITAGLKFHLKDHPEVASMRIYCLHICKDHIEFDVATSASLCF
- the LOC102622341 gene encoding uncharacterized protein C57A10.07 isoform X2 produces the protein MKSFSFGSNSNSPKSFTAYPSCDFDIESGTIKRTRRSKKLPLHPLKMIKSFANRFSYYKKLHPILVFCIALSFAVSVLVILLAYESHYWQTIGYRKFNVGSDNYPFVKLKNLVMVAGHSIYTSSSCGKVDKENSWFLEPYQQHPGQAASFVAHIQEGVEIVAKDDKALLLFSGGETRRDAGPRSEAQSYWTVAESKGWFGNEESVRWRAMTEEHARDSFENILFSVCRFRELTGTYPHNITVVSYDFKEERFTHLHRSAIGFPESRFFYSGTPGSTTSKEAAMRGEALVRSQFQEDPYGCLGSLWRKKLGRDPFHRTIPYPNGCPEIEGLFRYCGAAPYSGSLPWAQ